Genomic DNA from Oscillatoria salina IIICB1:
ATGAAATCCCCAGTTAGTATCTTTAAATGGTTGTTTTACTTAGCGATCTTACCCTTAACGGTTGGGATTTGCGGTTGGCAAGCTTGGGCTTGGTGGAGTTGGGCGATTTCGCCGACGGCAACTTCGGTGGTGTCGGCAGTTGAGTCTGATTCGATTGAAACAATCCAAGTTTATATTCCCATAGGTACGGCAACTGAACAAATTGGCGAGGATCTTGATGCTGCTGGTTTGATTCATTCGGCTTTGGCTTGGAAAATCTGGGCATATTGGCTCAATTTAACTGAAAGCCAGGGTAGTTTCAAAGCAGGTACTTATCAACTGTCTCCCCATCAACCGCTACCAGCGATCGCTGAAAAAATTTGGTCTGGTGAGACGGTTCAATTTAGCTTTACTATCCCGGAAGGTTGGAATATCCAACAAATGGCAGATTATTTGGCTTCTTTGGGCTTTTTCCCCGCAGCCGAATTTGTGGCGGCAACTAAGATTATTCCTCAACAACAATATCCTTGGTTGCCGGATGGTTTGCCTCATTTGGAAGGGTTTCTCTTTCCGGATACTTATATTTTAGGTAGTAAAAATGTTACTCCTCAACAAGTAATCGAACTGATGCTCGATCGCTTTCAAGAGGTGGCTTTACCTTTATACGAAGAAGGTAAAAACCAAACTGAGTTTAGTCTTGAGGAATGGGTGACGCTAGCTAGTATCGTGGAAAAAGAAGCGGTGGTTGATAGCGAACGCTCTCGTATTGCTGGTGTTTTTGTCGCTCGCTTGGCTCGTAATATGAGATTGGAAACCGATCCTACTGTTGAGTATGGACTCGGAATCGAACAAACTCCCGACCAACCTTTAACTTTCGCTCAGGTAAGAACTCCTTCCCCTTATAACACTTATCTTAATCCCGGACTTCCGCCTACAGCGATCGCTAGTCCGGGTAAGGATAGTCTCCAAGCTACTCTCAATCCAGAAAATACTGAATTTCTCTATTTTGTTGCTCGTTACGATGGTACTCATGTTTTCAGTAAAACTCTCGCCGAACATGAAGCTGCTACTAGAGCAATACGCCAACAACGCGAAGCACAAAATTAAGTTTGTCTATTTTAGATTAATTGAAAAAATTAGCTTGAAATTTACAATAATTTTTGATGGACGAAGCTTTGACTATAAAGTATTTTTCGTAGGGGCGAGCGGCAATCTGTCAAGTCTATTTAAGTATTTTTAACAATAGTGTTAATTTTTGTTATTTTCTTGCTTAGAGACAGCTAATTTTTACAACAAAACGTAGCTAAAAATTAAGAATAATTTCAGTTAAACAACAGAAAAGTTGTTTAACTCAGAGACGAAATCCCAGTCAATAAGCTAGTTCCAGCCACTTAGAGCCGATGTTAAAGACTTATGTGGGTACTGATGTAATTACCGAAACATTTGAGACAATGCTTTAGCAGTGTAGATTAAAACCTTAACAACGCAGAAACTCGCTGGAGAGACAAATATATGAAATTAGCTTACTGGATGTATGCAGGTCCCGCTCACATTGGTACACTACGCATTGCTAGTTCTTTCAAAAATGTTCATGCGATCATGCACGCTCCTCTGGGTGACGACTACTTCAATGTTATGCGATCGATGTTAGAACGGGAACGCGACTACACGCCAGTCACAGCAAGCATTGTAGACCGCAATGTGCTGGCGAGAGGTTCTCAAGAAAAGGTGGTTGACAACATCGTCCGTAAAGACAAAGAAGAAACACCGGATCTGATCGTTCTCACTCCTACCTGCACTTCGAGTATTTTACAGGAAGATTTGCAAAACTTTGTCGATCGCGCCCAGTTAGATGCTCAGGGTGATGTGATGCTAGCAGATGTAAACCATTATCGCGTCAACGAACTGCAAGCGGCTGACCGCACTCTGAGTCAAATCGTGCAATATTACATCAATAAAGCGCGTAAAAACGGTGATTTACCGTCAGGAAAGACGGAAAAACCTTCGGTAAACATCATCGGAATGACAACCCTCGGTTTCCACAATAACCACGACTGCACCGAATTAAAGCGTTTGATGGCTGATTTGGGAATAGAAGTTAACGAAGTGATTCCCGAAGGTGCATCGGTTCACAATTTGAAAAACTTACCTCGCGCTTGGTTTAACCTGGTTCCTTATCGGGAAGTGGGAATGATGGCTGCGGAGTTTTTGCAAGCCGAGTTAGGAATGCCTTACGTTAATATTACACCGATGGGTGTAGTTGAAACTGCTCGTTGTCTGCGCGCGATCGCCAAGGTACTCAACGAACAAGGCGCAAATGTTAACTACGAAGATTATATCGACAACCAAACCCGTTTTGTTTCCCAAGCGGCTTGGTTTTCTCGTTCCATCGACTGTCAGAATTTAACTGGTAAGAAAGCCGTAGTTTTCGGCGATAATACCCATGCTGCGGCGATGACGAAGATTTTAGCGCGAGAAATGGGTATTCACGTCGTTTTAGCGGGAACTTACTGTAAGTATGATGCCGACTGGTTTAAAGAGCAAGTTAGCGAATACTGTGACGAAATCTTAATTAGCGACGATAATGGAGCTATCGGGGACGCGATCGCGCGTATCGAACCCTCTGCCATTTTTGGTACCCAAATGGAACGTCACGTTGGTAAGCGTTTAAACATTCCTTGTGGTGTAATTGCAGCACCAATTCACATCCAAAACTTCCCCGTTGGTTATCGTCCTTTCCTCGGCTACGAAGGCGCAAATCAAGTTGTTGACTTAGTTTATAATTCCTTCACTCTTGGTATGGAAGACCACCTCTTAGAAATTTTTGGCGGACACGATACCAAAGAAGTTATTACCAAAGGAATTTCGGCTGATTCTGACTTAAATTGGCACAAAGAAGCCCAAGCCGAATTAAACAAAGTACCTGGTTTTGTTCGAGGAAAAGTCAAGCGCAATACCGAAAAATTTGCC
This window encodes:
- the bchB gene encoding ferredoxin:protochlorophyllide reductase (ATP-dependent) subunit B: MKLAYWMYAGPAHIGTLRIASSFKNVHAIMHAPLGDDYFNVMRSMLERERDYTPVTASIVDRNVLARGSQEKVVDNIVRKDKEETPDLIVLTPTCTSSILQEDLQNFVDRAQLDAQGDVMLADVNHYRVNELQAADRTLSQIVQYYINKARKNGDLPSGKTEKPSVNIIGMTTLGFHNNHDCTELKRLMADLGIEVNEVIPEGASVHNLKNLPRAWFNLVPYREVGMMAAEFLQAELGMPYVNITPMGVVETARCLRAIAKVLNEQGANVNYEDYIDNQTRFVSQAAWFSRSIDCQNLTGKKAVVFGDNTHAAAMTKILAREMGIHVVLAGTYCKYDADWFKEQVSEYCDEILISDDNGAIGDAIARIEPSAIFGTQMERHVGKRLNIPCGVIAAPIHIQNFPVGYRPFLGYEGANQVVDLVYNSFTLGMEDHLLEIFGGHDTKEVITKGISADSDLNWHKEAQAELNKVPGFVRGKVKRNTEKFARDRGINEITLEVMYAAKEAVGA
- the mltG gene encoding endolytic transglycosylase MltG: MKSPVSIFKWLFYLAILPLTVGICGWQAWAWWSWAISPTATSVVSAVESDSIETIQVYIPIGTATEQIGEDLDAAGLIHSALAWKIWAYWLNLTESQGSFKAGTYQLSPHQPLPAIAEKIWSGETVQFSFTIPEGWNIQQMADYLASLGFFPAAEFVAATKIIPQQQYPWLPDGLPHLEGFLFPDTYILGSKNVTPQQVIELMLDRFQEVALPLYEEGKNQTEFSLEEWVTLASIVEKEAVVDSERSRIAGVFVARLARNMRLETDPTVEYGLGIEQTPDQPLTFAQVRTPSPYNTYLNPGLPPTAIASPGKDSLQATLNPENTEFLYFVARYDGTHVFSKTLAEHEAATRAIRQQREAQN